ATTTGCCTGCTCGGCGGTGATGTTCGCCTCTAGAGCGTTGCGCTCTTGTGGGATGCGTGCGAGTTCTTGCTCGATTTTTTGGAGCGCGACGTCGCGATCTTGAACAATTAGAAGTTTTTCGATTTGCGGGTCAGACATAAGTGAGTTATCTCTACTCGACTCAAAACAGGCTCGGTACTAGAGCAACACAAAAGCGACTATGAGCGACACTTCTCTTCAGGATCAGATCGACGATGCCACCCTTGACTTCACTTTAGGTGATAGTGAGGCAGCAACGGCTAAATTATTACGGCTCTCCGAGGCACATGCAGAAAGTTTTGGGGTGTGGCATGCTCTGACTGAGATTTATTTTGCGGAAGGCGACTATGATGCGGCTTTGGCGGCGGGGGAGCGGGCGCATGCGCTTTGTCCGGATGATATTCACATTAATACCAGTCTGTCTCGCATCTGGGTCGAGCGAGGCGACAAAGACCAGGCGGAGCACTTTGGTGCGCAAGCGCGCATGCTTGGCTGGAAAGACGAACTTAAGTCACCGCCTGAGCAGGATGATATTTAGTGGCATTGACAGCTCCGAATCTTAACACCTAAATCCCTAATACACATGGAAGACGTTACTTATACGCTGGAATTTGAAAAGCCGCTACGCGAGCTTGAGAAACAATTGATCACACTGAACCAAGTCTCGAAGGAGTCTAAGGTCGATGTGACGAGTGAGATTGAGGCGATTGAGGCCAAGATCGAGAAGACTAAGATGGAGATCTACTCCAATTTAACGCCTTGGCAGCGAGTGCAGCTTTCGCGCCATCCGAAGCGCCCTTATTCGCTGGATTATATTGAGGCGATTTTTACTGATTTTGAAGAATTACACGGCGACCGGCGTTTTCGTGAGGATGCGGCTATTGTCGGCGGACCTGCTTTTCTCGACGGTGAGCCTGTAATGGTGTTGGGGCAGCAAAAAGGACGTAATACGCGTGATAATTTGAAGCGCAATTTCGGTTGTCCGCACCCGGAGGGCTACCGTAAAGCGATGCGCCTAATGGAAATGGCTGAAAAATTCGGTATGCCGGTGGTGACTTTTGTAGATACACCAGGCGCCTATCCTGGAATCGGCGCGGAGGAGCGTCACGTGGCCGAGGCGATTGCGGTGAATATCCGTGATATGAGTGCCTTAAAGGTGCCTATCGTGACGATTGTGATCGGTGAAGGGGGCAGTGGTGGTGCCTTGGGTATGGCTGTGGCCGATGAGGTGATGATTCTTGAGAATGGTTATTATTCGGTGATTTCACCGGAGGGCTGTGCGGCGATTCTATGGAAAGACCGTGCTGCAGCGCCACAAGCGGCAGATGCTTTGAAATTCAGTCCTGAGTATTTGGCGAAATTTGGAGTCGTGGATCGTGTGATATCCGAACCTACAGGTGGAGCGCATCGTGATTATGAGAGTGCTGCAAATAGCTTGAAAGAGGCGATTGTTGATTCCCTGACTCGACTCAAGAAGAAGAGTCTCAAGAAATTGCTGGAGGATCGCTATACCAGATTCCGTAATTTGGGGGAATTTGCTGATTCTGCCGCTACAGCTAAGGCTTAGTGACTGCCTGAGCTCTGGGTGCCTGCTTGGGGCGCGTCAAGTTCTGTAGTGGATGCTTCGTTCGCTGTGGATGTGCGCTCGAGTGCGATCAGGGTAATGAAGTCATCCTTTATGCCCTGGAAGGCGAATCGGTAGGTCCACCCATCTTCATCGTGATGTTCCCAGGTGTCACCATTTTGTAGGCCAATGCCTTGAATGAAGATGGTGGCGCGTTCGGAATCTTCGGATGCGGCAAACAAGGCATCGATTTTTATCGAATTTGCGACTGCGCGCCATTTGGCAGTGGTCGTGCCCTGGGGAATGAGCACGATGGATTGCTCAGTTACGATGGGGTGTAGCTCTTGGGGGGCAAAGAACTTCTTTGCGGGCGTTTGCTGGAGAGGGAGCTCTGTTGTGACTGGTGGAAGCTGTAATTCAACCGCTGGATTGCTGTAGCTTGGGGCGGCTGTCGGGTCTTGTGCGACAGGCCTGTTGGTATTTGTGGGGGCGTTCTCGAATACGAGGGTGGTGAGCGGTTGATCGTTGATGTTGGATGTGGCGACTTGACTCGGTGCGCTTTTTTTGGGGAGGTCTTTGGTGAGGCTTGCCGTAGATGGTTCGGAGTTTATGAAGGACTGAAATGTGTGAATTAGCATTTGCGCGGTGCCGCCTGCTTGCGTTCTGAATGCGTTGGCATTGGTGAGTAGAGATTTCGTGCGTTTGTTGGCCAAGCCTGTGTATTCTGCGAAGCGTTGACCTTCTGGCATCAGGTGTAGTGACAGTTGGGGTACATAGCTTGCCAGCGAAAGTTGCACGCAAACGATGGCAGCCGCACTTAGGGCGGTGCCCAGCGCGGGGATTGTGATTAGCTTATAAACTAGAATGAAAGTAGCTAGGTAGAGTCCTGCGATGACTATTATTTCCTGTGTGTGTGCACTGACGCTGGGTAGTATTTGGCCGATGGTGTTGAGTAGAATGACACGTAGGCAGACCAATAGTGTGGCGATTTTGAGTCCAGTTAAGAGCTTGGCATCAACGTGGCCTCTGGAAAGCAGTTTGCAGGCTAAAATTATCAAGCCAGCGAAGACCACAATGGCGCCGATGTGTAAGAGTGCATCGAGAGTGGTGACTAAGGATTCGTTCATTTAGAGACTATTGATTTTGTGTGCATCTTTCGTGGCTTGGGCTGTCTCGCAAGTGAAAATAAAAAAACTCCATCCGTTGTGGATGGAGTTTTTGTGACAAATATCCGTAGCGGATTAGCCGCCGAAGCCAGGAGCTCCGCGTTCCCAGTCTGCGGGGCGGCTCCAGGGCACAGATTGATCGTCTGGGTTGCTGTCGAAGCAGCCAGTCATGAAGAGAGCCATCAAGGCGAGTGCGGCAAGGAGTGCAATTCGGCGATACATTGGATGTGTTTGTAGGATGTTTATAGTGCGTGTCAGCGGTTTCAGAGCAAGTTCTATGACTATTCCGAAAGTTACGAAATCTTAATGAAGAATTTTAACCGCGCTACCAACTGAGATTTTGCTGGTTTGAACACCTGGAAGTAGGTTGGCGACCACTAAGTCATCTGTGACTTGGACGACTTGGATTTTTCCGAGTGCTTTCATGTCTTTGATCACGGTGACTTGGGCGCCTGGAGCGAGGCCGAGTTCCGGGCTGTTGGTGAATACGACGATGCCGTCCTTCTTACTCAGTGATTGCACCGTGGTTTCAGCCCCGATTGAGGCGGTCGGCAGTGGCTGTGAGGGCGTCGGGCTGAAGCTGCTGCTATAGCTGCCACCTGCAGTCATAATGCCGGTTTGGCCCGCTTTGGCACCCGTGGCTAGGCTGTTGGCTATGCGTTCTTTAGCGCTTTCAAGAGACTCGCTCAATTCGGCATTGGATTTTTCCAATTCGGCAATGCGCTCGTTGAGTTGTGCGAGCTCTCCTTCTTTACTTGCGGCAGTCAGGTTTCGCTCAGATTCCAGAAGGTCTGCCCGCAGGCGTTTTGAGGTGTTTTCTAGTTCCTGTATCGATCGCTTCGCTTCACTCAGTTGTTGCTGTGTGCGGCTGACTTCTTGCTTGGCCGTATACATTTCGGAGCGAACACTTTCAAGTTTACGCTTTTCGTCGGCGAGGGCTTCGCGCTCGTTCTTGAGGCTGTTCTCGATTTTACTGATTTGCTCATTTGCGGTGCTTAATTCCGCCTGAACGGCAGCAGTGGCTTGCTCGGCTTGGACGCGAGCGGCGTTTTGCTCGGCGAGTTTGCCTTTGCCCACAAAAAAGAGGGCAGCAGCAGCGAGTGCTGCAACGATTGCGAGGATACGGAGTATCATGGATAGACTATTCATGTATTTATTTGGGGGGTTCTAGCTAAATTATTCAGAATAAAAAAGTGACTGATAGATGGGGGCCTTGGTCTCGACTGAGAGTCCGCGTTGGTTGGCGGCAAGGCGATTGAGTAGTTTAAAGATTAATTCAGTCTGTGCATCAAGGTTCAAGTTTTGCGCAATTGTGACTGCATCGAATTTGTTACCAGCATGTTCTTTTAGGTAAGCGATGACCTGTTGCTCAATCTCGAGCACGGTGGCGGCAGCTTTCTTGCCCGCTTCGACACCGGGTTGGTGGTATGCGTTGATATTGATCAGGCTGGCGTAGAGCCCGACTGCACGTTCAAACAGGGCGATCAATTGACCGACGGCTTCGGGGGTGACTTCGCGAATGGTGATGGTGATCGATTGGCGACCATTGTCATAGAGCGCATCACGAGTGCCGAGGAAAAAGCCTTGTAGGAAGTCGCCCGATGTCGTGCCGGATTCGACTTCGATGGAATCGCCATCGCGATCTTTGAGCACTTCGATGAAAGTGGCGAAGAAGTTATGCACGCCCTCACGCAGTTGCTGTACATAGGCGTGTTGGTCGGTGGAACCTTTGTTGCCATAAACGGCGATGCCCTGGTGCACGACTTT
The nucleotide sequence above comes from Coraliomargarita algicola. Encoded proteins:
- a CDS encoding acetyl-CoA carboxylase carboxyltransferase subunit alpha is translated as MEDVTYTLEFEKPLRELEKQLITLNQVSKESKVDVTSEIEAIEAKIEKTKMEIYSNLTPWQRVQLSRHPKRPYSLDYIEAIFTDFEELHGDRRFREDAAIVGGPAFLDGEPVMVLGQQKGRNTRDNLKRNFGCPHPEGYRKAMRLMEMAEKFGMPVVTFVDTPGAYPGIGAEERHVAEAIAVNIRDMSALKVPIVTIVIGEGGSGGALGMAVADEVMILENGYYSVISPEGCAAILWKDRAAAPQAADALKFSPEYLAKFGVVDRVISEPTGGAHRDYESAANSLKEAIVDSLTRLKKKSLKKLLEDRYTRFRNLGEFADSAATAKA
- a CDS encoding tetratricopeptide repeat protein, producing MSDTSLQDQIDDATLDFTLGDSEAATAKLLRLSEAHAESFGVWHALTEIYFAEGDYDAALAAGERAHALCPDDIHINTSLSRIWVERGDKDQAEHFGAQARMLGWKDELKSPPEQDDI